One window of the bacterium HR17 genome contains the following:
- the nuoJ gene encoding NADH-quinone oxidoreductase subunit J, producing the protein MWLKVVFVVAAVLAVVGALGMLATPNPVHSALFLVLTLFCVAAIYLMLGAELLAVAQVIVYAGAIMVLFLFVIMLLNLGRDEFGIDPLPRQWAMGLLVCGGLAVLAIAVSLSAFLRWQTDPLQLVPLKDLSRVLFTKHLLAFEITSLILLIAMVGVVVMVKRPKEGA; encoded by the coding sequence GTGTGGTTAAAGGTTGTTTTCGTGGTTGCTGCGGTCCTCGCCGTCGTGGGCGCGTTGGGCATGTTGGCGACGCCCAATCCCGTCCACAGCGCGCTGTTTTTAGTCTTGACCTTGTTCTGCGTCGCAGCGATCTATTTGATGCTGGGAGCCGAGTTGTTAGCCGTTGCGCAGGTGATCGTGTATGCCGGCGCCATCATGGTGCTGTTTCTGTTCGTCATCATGCTGCTGAACTTGGGACGCGATGAGTTCGGCATTGACCCATTGCCCCGTCAATGGGCGATGGGGCTGCTGGTTTGTGGGGGGCTCGCTGTGTTGGCGATCGCCGTTAGCCTTTCGGCGTTCCTGCGATGGCAAACTGACCCATTGCAATTGGTGCCGCTGAAAGATTTGAGCCGTGTCCTGTTCACCAAACATTTGCTGGCGTTTGAAATCACCTCACTCATTTTGCTCATCGCGATGGTCGGCGTTGTCGTCATGGTCAAACGCCCGAAGGAGGGAGCGTGA
- the nfo_2 gene encoding endonuclease 4, whose product MEIGVAIARIERETLDDDLRAWSDAGVVAVECDYAPLVENPVRVLEMWRQAFRDARVRFWSVHAPFGGPHNLAHSDQRARRRAVEYFKFVLERIALVGAAVCVLHPSSTARPEVSPQKAWDWLRESLEELLPVAEELGLILAVENMLPEAAIGSDPAELSRFLAGFLTPHLRLCFDTGHAHIAGNVHLWLESVLPTVATFHLADNDKTRDLHLPPGYGTIPWDLLQPLLQAVDFPLIVEAYRWGNSSWQQFHDEVMATLTGRVVTLTVNGTTVTARCQRCGCILRRLPDGGTACGCI is encoded by the coding sequence ATGGAAATTGGTGTGGCTATCGCACGCATTGAACGGGAAACACTGGATGACGACTTGCGGGCATGGTCTGATGCGGGCGTCGTTGCCGTTGAATGTGATTACGCCCCACTGGTGGAAAATCCTGTGCGGGTGCTGGAGATGTGGCGCCAAGCCTTCCGGGACGCCCGCGTGCGGTTTTGGTCGGTCCACGCCCCTTTCGGTGGACCGCACAACTTAGCCCACTCAGATCAACGGGCACGCCGGCGCGCAGTGGAGTATTTCAAGTTCGTTTTAGAGCGGATCGCTCTCGTCGGCGCAGCCGTTTGCGTCTTACACCCGTCCAGCACCGCTCGCCCAGAGGTCTCACCCCAGAAGGCGTGGGATTGGCTCCGCGAAAGTTTGGAGGAATTGCTGCCTGTTGCCGAGGAGTTGGGGCTTATCTTGGCGGTCGAAAACATGCTGCCGGAAGCGGCGATCGGCAGCGATCCGGCAGAACTGAGCCGTTTCCTTGCCGGTTTCTTGACGCCCCATTTGCGCCTCTGCTTTGACACGGGGCACGCCCACATCGCAGGCAACGTCCACTTGTGGCTGGAAAGTGTCTTACCGACAGTGGCGACCTTTCACCTCGCTGACAACGACAAAACGCGCGATTTGCACTTGCCGCCAGGCTATGGCACCATCCCGTGGGACTTGCTGCAACCGCTGTTGCAGGCTGTGGACTTCCCACTCATCGTGGAGGCCTACCGCTGGGGTAATAGTTCGTGGCAACAATTTCATGACGAAGTGATGGCGACCCTGACAGGACGCGTCGTCACGCTCACAGTGAACGGGACGACCGTAACGGCGCGGTGTCAACGGTGTGGGTGCATCCTGCGCCGCTTGCCGGATGGCGGGACAGCCTGCGGGTGCATCTGA
- a CDS encoding NADH-quinone oxidoreductase subunit 11: MEAGVPLNWVIALSGVLFSLGAFGVLTKRNIIVMFMSVELMLNAANLALVAFSRAHNNLDGQIIVFFTITLAAAEVAVGLAIIVALFRLKRTIDVDRATLLRG, translated from the coding sequence GTGGAGGCTGGGGTGCCGCTCAACTGGGTCATCGCCCTCAGCGGGGTGCTGTTCAGTTTGGGGGCGTTCGGCGTCCTAACAAAACGCAACATTATCGTCATGTTCATGAGCGTAGAGTTAATGCTCAACGCCGCCAATTTGGCGTTGGTCGCTTTCTCGCGGGCACACAACAACTTGGACGGACAGATCATCGTCTTCTTCACCATCACGCTGGCGGCAGCGGAAGTCGCCGTCGGCTTAGCCATCATCGTCGCCCTGTTCCGCCTCAAACGCACGATTGATGTAGACCGCGCCACGCTGCTGCGGGGGTGA
- the aldHT gene encoding Aldehyde dehydrogenase, thermostable, with the protein MALKEGDHYKILINGEWRTSHAAAGHEHRQPTTGELMGIVPETMEEEVRQAVQTAANAFGQWRQVPTDLRMKFGLRLAELLEEQREKLVRTMATEMGKTRFDAHLDINEAVGVTQVVAPMAVSMTGKTYTNIVANLTMESRVEPRGVVALITPFNFPVAIPTAHIVAALMAGNTVVWKPAPEVPESSQALACLVLQAMEDTERRYKVGLPRGIFNMVLGDAATGEVLIRQPAVQTVSFTGSKAAGDRVDSIASGLGKRVIKEVGGINQHFVDATADARAAALQVLYAKTITNGQRCTSVQEVLVHERVYDTFVHELLALANNVVMGDPLSDEVWQADNAPDRFGLGPLVSAEQKARAEELLSRELADGAKMLYQGEVPAPWSKGCFFPLTLLESRLSDDTLGREEVFAPILVVRQVSSVHEALELINERRIGIVACIHTRDMNAAEFFVQQVLRTRVDVNRHGTGALWGTKFGGDRGSGSGNPSLDSEMVYGYVLWKTVYRAYTPL; encoded by the coding sequence ATGGCGTTGAAAGAGGGCGACCACTACAAGATACTGATCAACGGTGAATGGCGCACCTCCCATGCGGCAGCAGGGCATGAACACCGCCAACCGACGACGGGCGAGTTGATGGGCATCGTCCCTGAGACGATGGAAGAGGAAGTCCGCCAAGCGGTGCAAACCGCTGCCAACGCTTTTGGGCAATGGCGGCAAGTGCCGACAGACCTCCGCATGAAGTTCGGGTTGCGCCTCGCAGAGTTGCTGGAAGAACAGCGGGAGAAGTTGGTGCGGACGATGGCGACGGAAATGGGCAAAACGCGTTTCGATGCCCATTTGGACATCAATGAGGCTGTCGGCGTCACGCAGGTCGTCGCTCCGATGGCGGTCAGCATGACAGGCAAAACCTACACTAACATCGTCGCCAACTTAACGATGGAAAGCCGCGTCGAACCGCGCGGCGTCGTCGCGCTCATCACACCTTTCAACTTCCCTGTCGCTATCCCGACCGCCCACATCGTCGCCGCCTTGATGGCGGGCAACACCGTCGTTTGGAAGCCCGCACCCGAAGTGCCTGAAAGTTCCCAGGCGTTAGCCTGTTTGGTCTTGCAAGCGATGGAAGACACCGAACGCCGCTACAAAGTGGGGTTGCCACGCGGCATCTTCAACATGGTGCTAGGTGACGCCGCAACGGGCGAGGTGCTTATCCGTCAACCAGCAGTGCAAACCGTTTCCTTCACGGGCTCCAAGGCTGCTGGCGACCGTGTGGACAGCATCGCCAGCGGGTTGGGCAAAAGGGTCATCAAGGAAGTCGGCGGCATTAATCAGCACTTTGTTGACGCCACCGCCGATGCGCGTGCCGCTGCCCTTCAGGTGCTTTACGCCAAGACCATCACCAACGGGCAACGCTGCACCTCGGTGCAAGAGGTCTTAGTGCACGAACGCGTTTACGACACCTTTGTGCACGAATTGCTGGCGTTAGCAAACAATGTCGTGATGGGCGACCCGCTGTCGGACGAAGTGTGGCAGGCGGACAACGCCCCTGACCGCTTCGGCTTGGGTCCTCTGGTCAGCGCCGAGCAAAAAGCCCGCGCCGAAGAGTTGCTGAGCCGTGAACTTGCTGACGGCGCGAAAATGCTCTATCAAGGTGAAGTGCCCGCGCCATGGAGCAAAGGTTGCTTTTTCCCGCTGACCCTTTTGGAAAGCCGGTTATCGGACGACACGCTAGGGCGCGAGGAAGTGTTTGCACCTATTTTGGTCGTGCGGCAAGTTAGCAGCGTCCACGAGGCGCTGGAACTCATCAACGAGCGGCGCATCGGCATCGTCGCCTGCATCCACACCCGCGACATGAACGCTGCCGAGTTTTTCGTCCAGCAGGTTTTGCGCACCCGCGTGGATGTCAACCGACACGGAACGGGTGCGCTGTGGGGCACTAAGTTCGGTGGCGACCGCGGCAGCGGCTCGGGCAATCCGTCGCTGGACAGCGAAATGGTTTACGGCTATGTCTTGTGGAAAACCGTCTACCGCGCCTATACGCCCTTGTAA
- the mrdB gene encoding Peptidoglycan glycosyltransferase MrdB, whose protein sequence is MTERSGWKRMDWLLMGTVLALQASGLLALASATYTTGWLKVTRQAMWMLLGWALFVVAMRTDAQRWARWAQWLYWLNILCLVIVMFIGHEQYGAQRWVRIGGVTVQPSEFAKLALIVSLATMLSEHRARLTEAAFLFKTGVHVTLPLVLVFLQPDLGTALVLVAIWLGMLLFAGAPLRWIAFVLATGLLLFTIGWHKGVIKDYQKQRLVAFVDPYSRANREGYHIIQSQLAIGSGGLVGKGVFRGRMGKLGFVPAQHTDFIFTVVGEEGGFVWASTVVIAFALLLWRLLAIAAECETPLGAFLAVGAFCYFAAHVTINIGMTLRLMPITGIPLPFFSAGGSNLVVSYLVLGLVQSVAMRRRRLAFS, encoded by the coding sequence ATGACGGAACGCAGCGGGTGGAAACGCATGGACTGGTTACTTATGGGCACCGTTTTAGCCCTGCAGGCGAGCGGTTTGCTCGCCCTTGCCAGCGCCACTTACACAACCGGCTGGCTAAAGGTCACCCGTCAAGCGATGTGGATGCTGCTGGGATGGGCGTTGTTTGTCGTGGCAATGCGCACGGATGCTCAACGATGGGCGCGGTGGGCACAATGGTTGTATTGGCTGAACATTCTTTGCCTGGTGATCGTGATGTTCATCGGACACGAACAATACGGGGCGCAACGCTGGGTGCGTATCGGCGGTGTGACCGTGCAGCCGTCAGAGTTCGCTAAACTCGCTCTGATCGTATCCTTAGCGACAATGTTGAGCGAACATCGCGCTCGCTTGACAGAAGCGGCTTTTTTGTTCAAAACGGGCGTCCATGTCACCCTCCCACTCGTTTTGGTGTTCTTGCAACCCGATTTGGGGACGGCGTTGGTGCTGGTGGCAATTTGGCTGGGAATGCTCCTATTCGCGGGCGCGCCGCTACGATGGATCGCTTTCGTTCTCGCTACAGGGCTGCTGCTTTTTACGATCGGATGGCACAAAGGCGTTATCAAAGATTACCAAAAGCAGCGTTTGGTCGCCTTCGTTGATCCCTACTCGCGCGCCAACCGCGAAGGCTACCACATCATCCAATCGCAGTTGGCGATCGGTTCCGGAGGGCTCGTCGGCAAAGGGGTGTTTCGTGGGCGCATGGGCAAACTCGGGTTCGTGCCCGCTCAGCACACGGATTTCATTTTCACAGTGGTTGGTGAAGAGGGCGGATTTGTTTGGGCGTCAACCGTCGTCATCGCTTTCGCCCTTTTGTTGTGGCGGTTGCTGGCAATCGCTGCGGAGTGCGAGACACCCCTCGGCGCGTTCTTGGCGGTCGGCGCTTTCTGTTACTTCGCCGCCCATGTCACCATCAACATCGGGATGACCTTACGCCTCATGCCGATCACAGGGATCCCGTTACCGTTTTTCAGCGCAGGGGGCAGCAACTTAGTCGTCTCCTACCTGGTGTTGGGGCTCGTTCAAAGCGTAGCGATGCGGCGCCGACGGTTGGCTTTCAGTTAG
- the nuoL_1 gene encoding NADH-quinone oxidoreductase subunit L, which yields MEGYAVTWSVLKGGVEDWPAVLLVLAFPLAGFVINGVWGRRLPRNLVAVVACSAIAGAFVSALYLLAMNLSLPPTQRAMSVHVFAWLEAAAVRVPFNLLIDPLSLTMALTVSGISFLIHLYSVGYMAHDEEFSRYFALLNLFVFFMLLLVLAGNLAVMFIGWEGVGFCSFALISFWFTRERAAEAGRKAFLVTRFGDWGFLVATLALLALFGTLDFGGIALAVRENDWLTPWWGEKVKALDALNRPTALGLTLGTLVCLGLFMGAVGKSAQFPLYVWLPDAMEGPTPVSALIHAATMVTAGVYMVARLHFLFEQAPIALLTVAVIGAFTAAYAATMGCVENDIKRVLAYSTISQLGYMFLACGVGAYAAGIYHLVTHAFFKALLFLCAGSVMHALHDVLDIRRMGGLAKKMPTTAVTFWVGGLALAGIIPSGLFSKDAILHAAEQQKALWALGLFTAVLTAFYTVRLGIKVFHGQPRDAHLHEHAHESPSVMTMPMSLLAVGTVVVSALWMPSFVGHWTALPTYLQPVLGETHEPSAAEALQATLWAVGAALVGAVIALWAYAWRPGSLWRVVQALPWLYRLVAGKYFVDELYTTLITRPGRRVAEWLAAHFDLGVIDAAVNATGGVVAYIGDRARRLQTGFLRNYALYFVSASVLVLIYLLVRLTARP from the coding sequence GTGGAAGGGTATGCAGTGACTTGGTCGGTGCTCAAAGGTGGCGTGGAAGACTGGCCAGCAGTTCTGTTGGTCCTCGCCTTTCCGTTGGCGGGGTTTGTCATCAATGGCGTGTGGGGGCGACGGTTGCCTCGTAATTTAGTCGCCGTCGTCGCCTGCAGTGCTATCGCAGGCGCTTTTGTGTCCGCGCTTTACTTGCTTGCGATGAACCTGTCTTTGCCGCCCACCCAACGCGCCATGAGCGTGCATGTGTTCGCATGGCTGGAAGCGGCAGCCGTTCGTGTCCCGTTCAATCTGCTCATTGACCCGCTGTCGCTGACGATGGCGCTGACAGTGTCGGGCATTAGTTTCCTCATCCACCTCTACTCGGTCGGCTACATGGCACACGACGAGGAATTCAGCCGCTATTTTGCGCTGCTGAACCTGTTTGTCTTTTTCATGCTGCTGTTGGTGTTGGCGGGCAACTTGGCGGTCATGTTTATCGGTTGGGAAGGCGTTGGTTTTTGCTCCTTTGCCCTCATCAGTTTCTGGTTCACCCGCGAACGGGCGGCGGAAGCGGGGCGTAAAGCCTTTCTCGTCACGCGCTTTGGCGATTGGGGGTTTCTTGTCGCGACGCTGGCATTGCTGGCGCTTTTCGGCACACTGGATTTTGGCGGCATCGCCTTAGCCGTTCGCGAAAACGATTGGCTGACACCTTGGTGGGGTGAAAAGGTCAAAGCGCTGGATGCCCTCAACCGGCCGACCGCTCTTGGGCTAACTTTGGGCACGCTCGTTTGTCTCGGCTTGTTCATGGGCGCTGTCGGTAAGTCGGCACAATTCCCGCTCTATGTCTGGTTGCCCGACGCGATGGAAGGTCCGACTCCTGTCAGCGCGCTCATCCATGCAGCGACGATGGTGACGGCAGGCGTTTACATGGTTGCCCGGTTGCATTTCCTCTTTGAGCAAGCCCCCATCGCGCTGCTAACGGTTGCGGTCATCGGAGCCTTCACCGCTGCCTACGCCGCGACGATGGGTTGCGTGGAAAACGACATCAAGCGGGTCTTGGCTTATTCCACCATCAGCCAGTTAGGCTACATGTTCCTTGCGTGTGGTGTCGGCGCCTACGCAGCGGGCATCTATCACTTGGTCACCCACGCCTTTTTTAAGGCACTGTTGTTTTTGTGCGCGGGGTCGGTCATGCACGCGTTGCACGATGTCTTAGACATCCGGCGCATGGGCGGGTTGGCAAAAAAGATGCCGACGACGGCAGTGACTTTTTGGGTCGGTGGGTTGGCGTTAGCGGGAATCATTCCCAGCGGGCTGTTCAGCAAAGACGCCATCCTGCACGCTGCCGAGCAGCAAAAAGCGCTATGGGCGTTAGGGTTGTTCACGGCGGTGCTGACCGCTTTTTACACGGTGCGGTTGGGCATCAAAGTGTTCCACGGTCAGCCCCGTGATGCGCATTTGCACGAACACGCCCATGAAAGCCCATCCGTTATGACGATGCCAATGAGTTTACTGGCAGTCGGCACCGTTGTCGTCAGCGCCTTGTGGATGCCCTCCTTTGTGGGACATTGGACGGCGTTGCCGACTTACTTGCAGCCCGTCTTGGGCGAAACACATGAACCGTCGGCAGCCGAAGCGTTACAAGCGACACTGTGGGCGGTCGGCGCCGCGTTAGTGGGCGCGGTGATCGCCCTTTGGGCTTACGCGTGGCGTCCCGGCTCCCTGTGGCGCGTGGTGCAAGCGCTGCCGTGGCTGTATCGGCTCGTGGCAGGCAAATACTTCGTGGACGAACTTTACACGACCCTCATCACCCGACCGGGACGCCGGGTTGCTGAATGGCTTGCGGCTCACTTTGACCTCGGCGTGATAGACGCCGCTGTCAACGCCACTGGTGGGGTCGTGGCATACATCGGTGACCGCGCGCGACGATTGCAGACAGGTTTCTTGCGCAACTATGCCCTTTACTTTGTCAGCGCGTCCGTTCTCGTGTTGATTTACTTGCTGGTTCGGCTAACGGCGCGCCCATGA
- the iolX_9 gene encoding scyllo-inositol 2-dehydrogenase (NAD(+)): MSDLVRLGYVGAGFMAQKVHLPNFTGLPACCVVALAEVRPKLGALVAQRFGIPKVYRHHTELLADPEVDAVAVSAHFAAQGEIARDALLAGKPVFMEKPMAVSVEQAERILAAARQTGTPLMVAYMKRYDAGYELAKEWVDRWRQTGEAGRPTLVRVHYFGGDWICGLDTPFVTTDEPAPPAPSIKPAWLPDEFAPRFVAFLQQYVHAFNFARWLLDAGDDAQVIAVDLDGDGYTGVIVLRVAGVRVVLETGSLTFYRWDEHTQVYFERGWVHLWSPPLLLRNQVGEVEIYLSGDRHTFFRPLPQDRWSWAYKREAEHFIRCLLTGEPFRSPGEDALTDVRLCEEVYRRWLGMAER; encoded by the coding sequence ATGAGCGATCTCGTTCGGTTGGGTTATGTCGGGGCGGGGTTCATGGCGCAAAAGGTCCATCTGCCTAACTTCACCGGTTTGCCCGCTTGCTGTGTCGTCGCTTTAGCCGAAGTGCGCCCCAAGTTGGGCGCGTTGGTGGCGCAACGGTTCGGCATCCCAAAAGTCTACCGCCATCACACCGAGTTGCTCGCCGACCCTGAAGTGGACGCAGTGGCGGTTTCAGCGCATTTCGCCGCGCAGGGTGAAATCGCCCGCGATGCGTTGTTGGCGGGCAAACCCGTGTTCATGGAGAAGCCGATGGCGGTCAGCGTGGAGCAAGCCGAACGCATCCTCGCCGCCGCACGGCAAACGGGCACACCGCTGATGGTCGCTTACATGAAGCGCTACGATGCAGGCTACGAGTTGGCGAAGGAATGGGTTGACAGGTGGCGGCAAACGGGCGAAGCGGGGCGCCCCACTTTGGTGCGGGTGCATTATTTCGGCGGCGATTGGATTTGCGGGTTGGACACACCCTTTGTCACCACCGACGAACCCGCTCCACCCGCCCCGTCCATCAAACCCGCATGGTTGCCAGACGAGTTTGCCCCGCGCTTCGTCGCTTTTTTACAGCAGTATGTTCACGCTTTCAACTTTGCCCGTTGGCTGTTGGATGCGGGCGACGATGCACAAGTGATTGCAGTGGATTTGGACGGTGACGGTTACACGGGCGTCATCGTTTTGCGGGTCGCTGGTGTGCGGGTCGTTTTGGAGACGGGTTCGTTGACTTTCTACCGTTGGGATGAGCACACGCAGGTTTACTTTGAGCGGGGCTGGGTGCACTTGTGGTCACCCCCGCTGCTATTGCGCAACCAAGTCGGCGAGGTGGAAATTTACTTGAGCGGCGACCGCCACACCTTTTTCCGCCCGTTGCCCCAAGACCGTTGGTCGTGGGCTTACAAGCGAGAAGCCGAACACTTCATTCGCTGCCTGCTCACGGGCGAACCGTTCCGCTCGCCAGGTGAAGATGCATTGACCGATGTGCGGTTATGTGAAGAAGTGTATCGGCGCTGGTTGGGCATGGCGGAAAGGTAA
- the sdhC gene encoding Succinate dehydrogenase 2 membrane subunit SdhC, translating into MHGRYRGDLGMWMFLLHRLTGVGIFVFLLVHIVDTSLIGFSPKAYDHMVWLYHHPVFRVGEILLLGAVLLHALNGVRVIVMDFVPAWTVYNRQLIVGVVGAFVVLFVPSAAVMFSYMLQGSEPLSVGNLLEWRAWLPAAASTLAVAAVSVPSLTLPRPQPPARPVGGMEFLGWAFMRVSGILLIFLVLGHFAIMHLLDGGVNRINAAFVAQRWANVGWRFYDFAMLLLAMGHGVWGMRTVLLDFVHRPTRRFWALAALYTLSGAVMVLGALVLFTFQAPSR; encoded by the coding sequence GTGCATGGGCGTTATCGGGGCGATTTAGGCATGTGGATGTTCTTACTCCATCGGCTCACGGGTGTCGGTATTTTCGTTTTTCTGCTGGTGCACATCGTGGACACCTCGCTGATTGGGTTCAGCCCGAAGGCTTACGACCACATGGTTTGGCTGTATCATCACCCCGTCTTTCGGGTCGGCGAAATCTTGTTGCTGGGCGCCGTGCTGTTGCACGCGCTCAACGGCGTGCGGGTCATTGTCATGGACTTCGTGCCCGCATGGACGGTTTACAACCGCCAATTGATTGTCGGCGTCGTCGGGGCGTTTGTCGTCCTGTTCGTCCCGTCCGCTGCCGTCATGTTCAGTTACATGCTGCAAGGTAGCGAACCCCTTAGCGTGGGCAACTTGCTGGAATGGCGGGCGTGGTTGCCGGCAGCCGCCAGCACTTTAGCCGTCGCTGCCGTGAGCGTGCCGAGTTTGACTTTACCCCGCCCGCAACCGCCTGCTCGCCCCGTTGGCGGCATGGAGTTTCTGGGTTGGGCGTTCATGCGGGTCTCAGGCATTTTGCTCATTTTCCTCGTGCTGGGGCACTTTGCCATCATGCACTTGCTGGACGGAGGCGTCAATCGGATCAATGCCGCCTTCGTCGCTCAGCGGTGGGCAAATGTCGGTTGGCGCTTTTACGACTTCGCGATGCTCCTGCTGGCGATGGGACACGGCGTTTGGGGCATGCGGACGGTGCTATTGGATTTCGTCCACCGCCCGACACGGCGCTTTTGGGCGCTTGCTGCCCTTTACACGCTTTCTGGCGCCGTCATGGTCTTGGGCGCGTTGGTTCTGTTCACCTTTCAAGCACCGTCACGCTAA
- the resE_2 gene encoding Sensor histidine kinase ResE, with the protein MIDTQRELEKRNRQLEAIFRITSALYAKQNLDDMLQETLRVALEVVSADAGTLYLYNPEHNTLVFRYVVGEKADELTGMEIPADRGVAGEVFQSGQPKITEDASREARHLRDVDAKTGYHTRNMVTVPLRDIEGKPLGVLQAVNKRDGPFDRHDLEVLTVVATLAATAIETVRMQEERRLAIIARLLGNISHDIKNMLTPILTTAQTLHAFYQSFRAQLTHLQETLPPPAREALLNALNPFDSFFDEAVAMIEEGSAQIQERVREIADAVKGVVAEPQFIPTDVNEVAEKVLRALQPVAQKQGVKLQLERVTTVPLVLVDPKRLYNALYNLVNNAIPETPAGGSVTIRTYVRYDGEFPDGNYLGIEVADTGQGMPPEVKERLFTDRAISTKPGGTGLGTRIVKNIVDAHNGKIWVDSELGKGTTVFIRLPLRLAKPGPDEGGAAR; encoded by the coding sequence GTGATAGACACCCAGCGGGAGTTAGAAAAACGCAATCGGCAGTTAGAAGCCATTTTCCGCATCACTTCGGCGCTCTACGCCAAACAAAATTTGGACGACATGTTGCAGGAAACGCTGCGGGTGGCTTTGGAGGTCGTCAGCGCCGATGCAGGCACCCTTTACCTCTACAACCCCGAACACAACACGCTGGTGTTTCGCTATGTCGTCGGCGAAAAAGCCGATGAATTGACGGGTATGGAGATTCCCGCAGACCGCGGCGTTGCCGGAGAAGTGTTTCAATCGGGGCAACCTAAAATCACTGAGGATGCCAGCCGTGAGGCACGGCACTTGCGGGATGTGGATGCCAAAACGGGCTACCACACCCGCAACATGGTGACGGTTCCGCTGCGGGACATCGAGGGTAAACCGTTGGGCGTGCTCCAAGCCGTCAACAAGCGCGACGGACCCTTTGACCGCCATGACTTGGAAGTGTTAACGGTCGTCGCAACGCTGGCGGCGACGGCGATTGAGACGGTGCGCATGCAAGAGGAGCGTCGCCTCGCCATCATCGCCCGGTTGCTGGGCAACATCAGCCACGACATCAAAAACATGCTCACGCCCATTTTGACCACTGCGCAGACCTTGCACGCGTTTTACCAATCGTTCCGCGCTCAATTGACACATCTTCAGGAGACCCTTCCGCCGCCGGCGCGGGAGGCGCTGCTTAATGCCCTCAACCCGTTTGACAGTTTCTTTGATGAAGCCGTCGCCATGATAGAGGAGGGCTCCGCGCAGATTCAAGAACGCGTCCGCGAAATCGCTGACGCCGTAAAAGGCGTCGTGGCGGAGCCCCAATTTATTCCGACCGATGTCAACGAAGTCGCCGAAAAAGTGTTGCGAGCCCTGCAACCGGTGGCTCAAAAGCAAGGCGTGAAGTTACAGCTAGAACGGGTGACGACGGTGCCGTTAGTGCTGGTTGACCCCAAACGCCTCTACAATGCCCTTTACAACCTTGTCAACAACGCTATTCCCGAAACGCCTGCGGGTGGGTCGGTGACAATTCGCACTTATGTCCGCTACGATGGCGAATTCCCTGACGGCAACTACTTGGGCATAGAGGTCGCCGACACGGGGCAGGGCATGCCTCCGGAGGTGAAGGAGCGCCTTTTCACCGACCGCGCCATTTCCACAAAGCCAGGCGGGACGGGCTTAGGCACGCGCATCGTCAAAAACATCGTGGACGCTCACAACGGCAAGATTTGGGTGGACAGCGAGTTGGGCAAGGGCACGACCGTTTTCATTCGCCTCCCTCTGCGACTTGCCAAGCCCGGTCCCGACGAAGGAGGCGCCGCGCGTTAA